A single region of the Rattus rattus isolate New Zealand chromosome 8, Rrattus_CSIRO_v1, whole genome shotgun sequence genome encodes:
- the LOC116908041 gene encoding zinc finger protein 844-like: MKEEHMNVNKILGSDSSLPLDQIIILIQTDKKFNSIMNVVNLSHVPIIFTGMKQVILERNPMNVLIMVQALQVMVIFKGIKEHPLERNPMNVNNVVKPLYGTVISKYIKEHILERNLMNVINVVQLLQVMVIFKGIKEHILEKNLMNVISVVKPFPNTVLYKSIKEHTLERNPMNVTNVVKPMHVTVISKDIKEHILERNLTNVISVVKPLLITIVSSTIQEHILERNLMNVSNVVKSLRAVIIFKYIKEHMLDRNAMNVNNVEKSLHFIVISKDIKDILERNLMNVISVIKPLQATIIFKNI, translated from the coding sequence ATGAAGGAGGAACacatgaatgtaaataaaatcctAGGATCTGATTCCTCTTTACCATTAGAccaaattataatattaattcaGACAGATAAAAAATTCAACAGTATAATGAATGTAGTAAATCTTTCACATGTGCCAATTATCTTCACAGGCATGAAACAggtcatactggagagaaaccctatgaatgtactCATTATGGTACAGGCTTTGCAAGTCATGGTCATCTTCAAAGGCATAAAGGAACAcccactggagagaaaccctatgaatgtaaacaatgtggtaaagcctttgtatgGAACTGtcatctccaaatacataaaagaacacatactggagagaaaccttatgaatgtgaTCAATGTGGTACAGCTTTTGCAAGTCATGGTCATCTTCAAaggcataaaagaacacatactggagaaaaaccttatgaatgtaatcagtgtggtaaagccttttccCAACACAGTTCTCTACAagtccataaaagaacacacactggagagaaaccctatgaatgtaaccaatgtggtaaagcctatGCACGTCACAGTCATCtccaaagacataaaagaacacatactggagagaaaccttacgaatgtaatcagtgtggtaaagcctttgcttATCACAATAGTCTCCAGTACCATacaagaacacatactggagagaaatctTATGAATGTAAGCAATGTGGTAAAGTCTTTGCGTGCCGTGATcatcttcaaatacataaaagaacacatgctGGACAGAAACGCTATGAATGTAAACAATGTGGAAAAGTCTTTGCATTTCATAGTCATTTCCAAAGACATAAAAGACATattggagagaaaccttatgaatgtaatcAGTGTGATAAAGCCTTTGCAAGCCACAATAATCttcaaaaacatataa
- the LOC116908043 gene encoding zinc finger protein 120-like — MNTMTYDDVHVNFTWEEWALLNPSQKSLYKDVMLETYKNLTAIGYNWEDHYIEEEFQSSRSDGR, encoded by the exons ATG AATACAATGACCTATGATGATGTGCATGTCAATTTCACTTGGGAAGAGTGGGCTTTGCTGAATCCTTCCCAGAAGAGTCTCTACaaagatgtgatgctggagacctacaaGAACCTCACTGCTATAG GCTACAATTGGGAAGACCATTATATTGAAGAAGAATTTCAAAGTTCTAGAAGCGATGGAAGGTAA